In Emcibacter nanhaiensis, the sequence CCCGGTTGCACCGGTCATAGTCACCATGTTTTCCCAGGGCCGCCCCGGCGGCGTTTTGACGGTGTCATCGCAGTTGAAAATTCTGGATCCCGGGAAACGGGCGGAGGCGCACAAGCTGATGCGTCGGCTGGTCAGCGCCTATACTGTAGAAACAAATCGACTGGCGTTGAAATATTTTGATATCAACCGGCCGATAAATATTGCATTATTAAGTAGGGTTTATCAGCGCGCCACCAACCGCGTGCTGAAACATAAAGAGGCGCAAATTCTGATCTCCAATGTGGTGGTGCAAAAGCGCTGACCGGAAGAATCAGAGATCCAAAAGACCGTGGGGGTCGAAACATGCATCATAATTCAAAGAAGCTGGATACAGACCAGCTTGAACAAATGCTTGGCGGCGTCAACAAGACCCAGGTTGCACCAATTGTCGAGGAGCTTTTCAGGGATTTCTCGGAACGCAGGGCGATTCTTGCGGCCGCCATTCAGGACCGGGATTACAAGTCCTGCCGAATTCAGGCCCACAGCCTCAAGTCACTCAGCCAGACTTTCGGTTTCGAAGCGCTAAACCAGCTTGCCCGGAAACTCGAAGAGGCGTGCCGCAACAATGATGACCGCGACATCGAGCAAATTGCCCAGGGTGTCTTTGACCTGATGGGGGCTTCCAAGGAAGCCCTTACGCTCTATCTGGCTGAAAAAGGGCGATGAACGGGGACAACCCGTCGGTTTCTCCGGGCGCGGGATTTCTGAAGCGCAATGTTCGTCTATGCCGGACGGCAACTCTCACCAAAAAAACAAACGACTGTTTTATAGTTGAAGGACAGATTATTTTTGTGTACCATCTTTCTAAAGCTGTGCAATTGATGGATATCTCCAAAGGTGATTTCTTTTCCAGTTTGGGATATATGAAAAGAATTGCCGGTTCCGCGATCTGGGAGTTGTGCGGAATCAGATGGTATCGCGGGATGTCCGGCAGCCAGTTGCCTGCTTAAAACAATATAACGGGCCAACCTAACAATAATGGGAGGATTTATGTCCTATCTTAAATATTTGAAAAATACCTCAGCTCTACTTTCCGTCTCGCTGCTGGCAACCAGTATCCAGATGGCACAGGCGCAGGAAGACGAGGCCGTCGTTCTGGAAGAGATCGTTGTGACATCCCAGTATCGGGAACAAAGTCTCAGCGACGTGCCGATTTCGGTGAATGTGGTCAGTGGCGCCAAGCTTGAAGAACAGTCCATCGAGCGTATGGCCGATCTGCAGTTCGCCGTACCCAACTTCACCATGGCGGAAAGCGGCATCGGCACCAATGTTTTCATGCGCGGTATCGGCTCCGGCAACAACCAGGGTTTTGAGCAGTCCGTGGGCGTTTATGTGGATGGCATCCACCATGGCCGCGCCCAGCAGACCCGCCAGCCGTTCCTTGACTTGGCGCGGGTGGAGGTCCTGCGCGGGCCGCAGTCCATCCTGTTCGGCAAGAACAGCGTGGCCGGTGCTCTTAATATGACGACGGCCAAGCCGACCGAGGAATTTGAAGGCTATATTACCGGCGCCTATGAATTTGTGGATACCGCCTATGAAGTGACCGGCGTCCTGTCAGGTCCCGTGTCCGACGACATGCGGGTCAGGGTTGCCGGCCGTTATCATGACTTCGACGGCTATATCGAAAACCTGACGCTCGACCGCAAGGAGCCGCAGCAGGAAGACTGGGCGGTGCGCGGTATCCTGGAATGGGATGTCTCCGACGACCTGACCGCTACATTCAAGGTGGAGCGCAGCGCCTTTGATGTGGTCGGCCGTAACATTGAAATCGCCAACGAACTGCCCAACGGGGCCTTCCCGGC encodes:
- a CDS encoding Hpt domain-containing protein, which translates into the protein MHHNSKKLDTDQLEQMLGGVNKTQVAPIVEELFRDFSERRAILAAAIQDRDYKSCRIQAHSLKSLSQTFGFEALNQLARKLEEACRNNDDRDIEQIAQGVFDLMGASKEALTLYLAEKGR